One Streptomyces drozdowiczii DNA segment encodes these proteins:
- a CDS encoding prolyl oligopeptidase family serine peptidase produces the protein MPTAQPHGSWTSPIDAALAASHDGRPEYTGPVGDELWCTEPRPAEAGRRALVRRTADGTTTELPAPWDVRSRVIEYGGQPWAGTERAEGGPLVVFVHFADQRLYAYEPDGDREPWPLTPVSAVGGGLRWTDPRLHPDRGAAGEVWCVLEEFTGEAPTALRRVLAAVPLDGSAAEDRSAVRELSDGRHRFVTGPEVSPDGRRAAWIGWDHPRMPWDGTEVLVAEIGDDGTFHGARAVAGGPEESVPQVQWTADGQLLLASDRSGWWNLCRLDPDTGDTTELCPREEEFAGPLWKIGLVWFRPLDNGLIAVLHGKGTTTLGILDPESCELVDIAGPWTEWVPTLTVRGSRVTGVAASPHSGYEIVELDTATGHTRIIGAPHEDAVDPAYYPEPVLRTFTGPGGREIHAQIYPPRNPEHSGPEGELPPYVVWAHGGPTGHAALVLDLEIAYFTSRGIGVAEVNYGGSAGYGRAYRDRLREQWGVVDVEDCAAVAGTLAAEGTADPDRLAIRGGSAGGWTSAASLTGTDVYACGTIIYPILDLAGWGTDETHDFESQYLESLVGPLAEVPERYRERSPVGRTDRLTVPFLLLQGEDDPICPPVQCERFLAAVEGRGIPHAYRTYPGEGHGFRRATTMIDALESELSLYAQVFGFDRPDVATLELKR, from the coding sequence ATGCCCACCGCACAGCCCCACGGCAGCTGGACCTCACCGATCGACGCCGCACTCGCCGCCTCCCACGACGGGCGGCCCGAATACACCGGCCCGGTCGGCGACGAGCTGTGGTGCACCGAACCGCGCCCCGCCGAGGCCGGCCGGCGCGCCCTGGTCCGCCGCACCGCCGACGGCACCACCACCGAACTGCCCGCCCCCTGGGACGTCCGCAGCCGGGTCATCGAGTACGGCGGACAGCCCTGGGCCGGCACCGAGCGGGCGGAGGGCGGCCCGCTGGTCGTCTTCGTCCACTTCGCCGACCAGCGGCTGTACGCCTACGAGCCCGACGGCGACCGCGAACCGTGGCCGCTCACCCCGGTCTCCGCCGTCGGCGGCGGACTGCGCTGGACCGACCCGCGCCTCCACCCGGACCGGGGCGCGGCCGGTGAGGTGTGGTGCGTCCTGGAGGAGTTCACCGGCGAGGCGCCCACCGCGCTGCGCCGGGTCCTGGCCGCCGTGCCCCTGGACGGATCGGCGGCCGAGGACCGGTCCGCCGTACGCGAACTGAGCGACGGGCGGCACCGGTTCGTCACCGGCCCCGAGGTGTCGCCCGACGGGCGGCGCGCCGCCTGGATCGGCTGGGACCACCCGCGCATGCCCTGGGACGGCACCGAGGTGCTGGTCGCGGAGATCGGCGACGACGGCACCTTCCACGGCGCCCGCGCCGTCGCCGGCGGCCCCGAGGAGTCCGTGCCCCAGGTCCAGTGGACCGCCGACGGGCAGCTGCTCCTGGCGAGCGACCGCAGCGGCTGGTGGAACCTGTGCCGGCTCGACCCGGACACCGGCGACACAACGGAACTCTGCCCGCGCGAGGAGGAGTTCGCCGGGCCGCTGTGGAAGATCGGGCTCGTCTGGTTCCGCCCCCTGGACAACGGGCTGATCGCCGTCCTGCACGGCAAGGGCACCACCACCCTCGGCATACTCGACCCGGAGAGCTGCGAACTGGTCGACATCGCGGGCCCCTGGACCGAGTGGGTGCCGACGCTCACCGTGCGCGGCTCCCGGGTCACCGGCGTCGCCGCGAGCCCGCACAGCGGCTACGAGATCGTGGAGCTGGACACCGCCACCGGACACACCCGGATCATCGGCGCCCCGCACGAGGACGCGGTCGACCCCGCGTACTACCCGGAACCGGTCCTGCGCACCTTCACCGGTCCCGGCGGACGCGAGATCCACGCCCAGATCTACCCGCCGCGCAACCCGGAACACAGCGGGCCCGAGGGCGAGTTGCCACCGTACGTGGTGTGGGCCCACGGCGGCCCCACCGGGCACGCCGCCCTCGTCCTCGACCTGGAGATCGCCTACTTCACCTCGCGCGGCATCGGCGTCGCCGAGGTCAACTACGGGGGCTCCGCCGGATACGGCCGCGCATACCGCGACCGGCTGCGCGAGCAGTGGGGCGTCGTGGACGTGGAGGACTGCGCCGCCGTCGCCGGGACGCTCGCCGCCGAGGGCACCGCCGACCCGGACCGGCTCGCCATCCGGGGCGGCAGCGCCGGCGGCTGGACCAGCGCCGCCTCGCTGACCGGCACCGACGTCTACGCCTGCGGCACCATCATCTACCCCATCCTCGACCTCGCGGGCTGGGGCACCGACGAGACCCACGACTTCGAGTCCCAGTACCTGGAATCACTGGTCGGCCCCCTCGCCGAGGTCCCCGAGCGCTACCGGGAACGCTCCCCGGTCGGCCGCACCGACCGGCTCACCGTGCCCTTCCTGCTCCTCCAGGGCGAGGACGACCCCATCTGCCCGCCCGTGCAGTGCGAGCGCTTCCTCGCCGCCGTCGAGGGGCGGGGCATCCCGCACGCGTACCGCACCTACCCGGGCGAGGGCCACGGCTTCCGCCGCGCCACCACGATGATCGACGCGCTGGAGTCCGAACTCTCCCTGTACGCCCAGGTGTTCGGCTTCGACCGGCCCGACGTGGCCACCCTGGAGCTGAAGCGGTGA